Proteins from one Pongo abelii isolate AG06213 chromosome 19, NHGRI_mPonAbe1-v2.0_pri, whole genome shotgun sequence genomic window:
- the BRCA1 gene encoding breast cancer type 1 susceptibility protein isoform X15, which produces MDLSAVRVEEVQNVINAMQKILECPICLELIKEPVSTKCDHIFCKFCMLKLLNQKKGPSQCPLCKNDITKRSLQESTRFSQLVEELLKIICAFQLDTGLQYANSYNFAKKENNSPEHLKDEVSIIQSMGYRNRAKRLLQSEPENPSLQETSPSVQLSNLGTVRTLRTKQRIQPQKKSVYIELGSDSSEDTVNKATYCSVGDQELLQITPQGTSDEISLDSAKKAACEFSETDVTNTEHHQPSNNDLNTTEKRATERHPEKYQGSSVSNLHVEPCGTNTHASSLQHENSSLLLTKDRMNVEKAEFCNKSKQPGLARSQHNRWAGSKETCNDRQTPSTEKKVDLNADPLCERKEWNKQKLPCSENPRDTEDVPWITLNSSIQKVNEWFSRSDELLGSDDSHDGRSESNAKVADVLDVLNEVDEYSGSSEKIDLLASDPHEALICKSERVHSKSVESNIEDKIFGKTYRRKASLPNLSHVTENLIIGAFVTEPQIIQERPLTNKLKRKRRATSGLHPEDFIKKADLAVQKTPEMINQGTNQMEQNGQVMNITNSGHENKTKGDSIQNEKNPNPIESLEKESAFKTKAEPISSSISNMELELNIHNSKAPKKNRLRRKSSTRHIHALELVVSRNLSPPNCTELQIDSCSSSEEIKKKKYNQMPVRHSRNLQLMEDKEPATGAKKSNKPNEQTSKRHDSDTFPELKLTNAPGSFTNCSNTSELKEFVNPSLPREEKEEKLGTVKVSNNAKDPKDLMLSGERVLQTERSVESSSISLVPGTDYGTQESISLLEVSTLGKAKTEPNKCVSQCAAFENPKELIHGCFKDTRNDTEGFKYPLGHEVNHSQETSIEMEESELDTQYLQNTFKVSKRQSFALFSNPGNPEEECATFSAHSRSLKKQSPKVTFECEQKEENQGKNESNIKPVQTANITAGFPVVCQKDKPVDYAKCSIKGGSRFCLSSQFRGNETGLITPNKHGLSQNPYHIPPLFPIKSFVKTKCKKNLLEENSEEHSMSPEREMGNENIPSTVSIISRNNIRENVFKEASSSNINEVGSSTNEVGSSINEVGSSDENIQAELGRSRGPKLNAVLRLGVLQPEVYKQSFPGSNGKHPEIKKQEYEEVLQTVNTDFSPCLISDNLEQPMRSSHASQVCSETPNDLLDDGEIKEDTSFAENDIKESSAVFSKSVQRGELSRSPSPFTHTHLAQGYRRGAKKLESSEENLSSEDEELPCFQHLLFGKVSNIPSQSTRHSTVATECLSKNTEENLLSLKNSLNDYSNQVILVKASQEHHLSEETKCSASLFSSQCSELEDLTANTNTQDRFFIGSSKQMRHQSESQGVGLSDKELVSDDEERGTDLEENNQEEQGVDSNLGEAASGYESETSVSEDCSGLSSQSDILTTQQRDTMQDNLIKLQQEMAELEAVLEQHGSQPSNSYPSIISDSSALEDLRNPEQSTSEKAVLTSQKSSEYPISQNPEGLSADKFEVSADSSTNKNKEPGVERSSPSKCPSLDDRWYMHSCSGSLQNGNYPSQEELIKVVDVEKQQLEESGPHDLTEPSYLPRQDLEGTPYLESGISLFSDDPESDPSEDRAPESAHVGSIPSSTSALKVPQLKVAESAQSPAAAQTTNTAGYNAMEESVSREKPELTASTERVNKRMSMVVSGLTPEEFMLVYKFARKHHITLTNLITEETTHVVMKTDAEFVCERTLKYFLGIAGGKWVVSYFWVTQSIKERKMLNEHDFEVRGDVVNGRNHQGPKRARESQDRKIFRGLEICCYGPFTNMPTGCPPNCGCAARCLDRGQWLP; this is translated from the exons aTTTTGCATGCTGAAACTTCTCAACCAGAAGAAAGGGCCTTCACAGTGTCCTTTATGTAAGAATGATATAACCAAAAG GAGCCTACAAGAAAGTACGAGATTTAGTCAACTTGTAGAAGAGCTATTGAAAATCATTTGTGCTTTTCAGCTTGACACAGGTTTGCAGT ATGCaaacagttataattttgcaaaaaaggaaaataactctCCTGAACATCTAAAAGATGAAGTTTCTATCATCCAAAGTATGGGCTACAGAAATCGTGCCAAAAGACTTCTACAGAGTGAACCCGAAAATCCTTCCTTG CAGGAAACCAGTCCCAGTGTCCAACTCTCTAACCTTGGAACTGTGAGAACTCTGAGGACAAAGCAGCGGATACAACCTCAAAAGAAGTCTGTTTACATTGAATTGG GATCTGATTCTTCTGAAGATACGGTTAATAAGGCAACTTATTGCAG TGTGGGAGATCAAGAATTGCTACAAATCACCCCTCAAGGAACCAGCGATGAAATCAGTTTGGATTCTGCAAAAAAGG cTGCTTGTGAATTTTCTGAGACAGATGTAACAAATACTGAACATCATCAACCCAGTAATAACGATTTGAACACCACTGAGAAGCGTGCAACTGAGAGGCATCCAGAAAAGTATCAGGGTAGTTCTGTTTCAAACTTGCATGTGGAGCCATGTGGCACAAATACTCATGCCAGCTCATTACAGCATGAGAACAGCAGTTTATTACTCACTAAAGACAGAATGAATGTAGAAAAGGCTGAATTCTGTAATAAAAGCAAACAGCCTGGCTTAGCAAGGAGCCAACATAACAGATGGGCTGGAAGTAAGGAAACATGTAATGATAGGCAGACTCCCAGCACAGAAAAAAAGGTAGACCTGAATGCTGATCCCCTGTGTgagagaaaagaatggaataagcAGAAACTGCCATGCTCAGAGAATCCTAGAGATACTGAAGATGTTCCTTGGATAACACTAAATAGCAGCATTCAGAAAGTTAATGAGTGGTTTTCCAGAAGTGACGAACTGTTAGGTTCTGATGACTCACATGATGGGAGGTCTGAATCAAATGCCAAAGTAGCGGATGTATTGGACGTTCTAAATGAGGTAGATGAATATTCTGGTTCTTCAGAGAAAATAGACTTACTGGCCAGTGATCCTCATGAGGCTTTAATTTGTAAAAGTGAAAGAGTTCACTCCAAATCAGTAGAGAGTAATATTGAAgacaaaatatttgggaaaacctATCGGAGGAAGGCAAGCCTCCCCAACTTAAGCCATGTAACTGAAAATCTAATTATAGGAGCATTTGTTACTGAGCCACAGATAATACAAGAGCGTCCCCTCACAAATAAATTAAAGCGTAAAAGGAGAGCTACATCAGGCCTTCATCCTGAGGATTTTATCAAGAAAGCAGATTTGGCAGTTCAAAAGACTCCTGAAATGATAAATCAGGGAACTAACCAAATGGAGCAGAATGGTCAAGTGATGAATATTACTAATAGTGGTCAtgagaataaaacaaaaggtGATTCTATTCAGAATGAGAAAAATCCTAACCCAATAGAATCACTCGAAAAAGAATCTGCTTTCAAAACAAAAGCTGAACCTATAAGCAGCAGTATAAGCAATATGGAACTCGAATTAAATATCCATAATTCAAAAGCACCTAAAAAgaataggctgaggaggaagtctTCTACCAGGCATATTCATGCGCTTGAACTAGTAGTCAGTAGAAATCTAAGCCCACCTAATTGTACTGAATTGCAAATTGATAGTTGTTCTAGCAgtgaagagataaagaaaaaaaaatacaaccaaatGCCAGTCAGGCACAGCAGAAACCTACAACTCATGGAAGATAAAGAACCTGCAACTGGAGCCAAGAAGAGTAACAAGCCAAATGAACAGACAAGTAAAAGACATGACAGCGATACTTTCCCAGAGCTGAAGTTAACAAATGCACCTGGTTCTTTTACTAACTGTTCAAATACCAGTGAGCTTAAAGAATTTGTCAATCCTAGCCttccaagagaagaaaaagaagagaaactagGAACAGTTAAAGTGTCTAATAATGCCAAAGACCCCaaagatctcatgttaagtggaGAAAGGGTTTTGCAAACTGAAAGATCTGTAGAGAGTAGCAGTATTTCATTGGTACCTGGTACTGATTATGGCACTCAGGAAAGTATCTCGTTACTGGAAGTTAGCACTCTAGGGAAGGCAAAAACAGAACCAAATAAATGTGTGAGTCAGTGTGCAGCATTTGAAAACCCCAAGGAACTAATTCATGGTTGTTTCAAAGATACTAGAAATGACACAGAAGGGTTTAAGTATCCATTGGGACATGAAGTTAACCACAGTCAGGAAACAAGCATAGAAATGGAAGAAAGTGAACTTGATACTCAGTATTTGCAGAATACATTCAAGGTTTCAAAGCGCCAGTCATTTGCTCTGTTTTCAAATCCAGGAAATCCAGAAGAGGAATGTGCAACATTCTCTGCCCACTCTAGGTCCTTAAAGAAACAAAGTCCAAAAGTCACTTTTGAATgtgaacaaaaggaagaaaatcaaggaAAGAATGAGTCTAATATCAAGCCTGTACAGACAGCTAATATCACTGCAGGCTTTCCTGTGGTTTGTCAGAAAGATAAGCCAGTTGATTATGCCAAATGTAGTATCAAAGGAGGCTCTAGGTTTTGTCTATCATCTCAGTTCAGAGGCAACGAAACTGGACTCATTACTCCAAATAAACATGGACTTTCACAAAACCCATATCATATACCACCACTTTTTCCCATCAAGTCATTTGTTAAAACTAAATGTAAGAAAAACCTGCTAGAGGAAAACTCTGAGGAACATTCAATGTCACCTGAAAGAGAAATGGGAAACGAGAACATTCCAAGTACAGTGAGCATAATTAGCCGTAATAACAttagagaaaatgtttttaaagaagccAGCTCAAGCAATATTAATGAAGTAGGTTCCAGTACTAATGAAGTGGGCTCCAGTATTAATGAAGTAGGTTCCAGTGATGAAAACATTCAAGCAGAACTAGGTAGAAGCAGAGGGCCAAAATTGAATGCTGTGCTTAGATTAGGGGTTTTGCAACCTGAGGTCTATAAACAAAGTTTTCCTGGAAGTAATGGTAAGCATcctgaaataaaaaagcaagaatatGAAGAAGTACTTCAGACTGTTAATACAGACTTCTCTCCATGTCTGATTTCAGATAACCTAGAACAGCCTATGAGAAGTAGTCATGCATCTCAGGTTTGTTCTGAGACACCTAATGACCTGTTAGATGATGGTGAAATAAAGGAAGATACTAGTTTTGCTGAAAATGACATTAAGGAAAGTTCTGCTGTTTTTAGCAAAAGCGTCCAGAGAGGAGAGCTTAGCAGGAGTCCTAGCCCTTTCACCCATACACATTTGGCTCAGGGTTACCGAAGAGGGGCCAAGAAATTAGAGTCCTCAGAAGAGAACTTATCTAGTGAGGATGAAGAGCTTCCCTGcttccaacacttgttatttggTAAAGTAAGCAATATACCTTCTCAGTCTACTAGGCATAGCACCGTTGCTACCGAGTGTCTGTCTAAGAACACAGAGGAGAATTTATTATCATTGAAGAATAGCTTAAATGACTACAGTAACCAGGTAATATTGGTAAAGGCATCCCAGGAACATCACCTTAGTGAGGAAACAAAATGTTCTGCTAGCTTGTTTTCTTCACAGTGCAGTGAACTGGAAGACTTGACTGCAAATACAAACACCCAGGATCGTTTCTTCATTGGTTCTTCTAAACAAATGAGGCATCAGTCTGAAAGCCAGGGAGTTGGTCTGAGTGACAAGGAATTGGTTTCAGATGATGAAGAAAGAGGAACGGACTTGGAAGAAAATAATCAAGAAGAGCAAGGCGTGGATTCAAACTTAG gTGAAGCAGCATCTGGGTATGAGAGTGAAACAAGCGTCTCTGAAGACTGCTCAGGGCTATCCTCTCAGAGTGACATTTTAACCACTCAG CAGAGGGATACCATGCAAGATAACCTGATAAAGCTCCAGCAGGAAATGGCTGAACTAGAAGCTGTGTTAGAACAGCATGGGAGCCAGCCTTCTAACAGCTACCCTTCCATCATAAGTGACTCTTCTGCCCTTGAGGACCTGCGAAATCCAGAACAAAGCACATCAGAAAAAG CAGTATTAACTTCACAGAAAAGTAGTGAATACCCTATAAGCCAGAATCCAGAAGGCCTTTCTGCTGACAAGTTTGAGGTGTCTGCAGATAGTTcaaccaataaaaataaagaaccagGAGTGGAAAG GTCATCCCCTTCTAAATGCCCGTCATTAGATGATAGGTGGTACATGCACAGTTGCTCTGGGAGTCTTCAGAATGGAAACTACCCATCTCAAGAGGAGCTCATTAAGGTTGTTGATGTGGAGAAGCAACAGCTGGAAGAGTCTGGGCCACACGATTTGACGGAACCATCTTACTTGCCAAGGCAAGATCTAG AGGGAACCCCTTACCTGGAATCTGGAATCAGCCTCTTCTCTGATGACCCTGAATCTGATCCTTCTGAAGACAGAGCCCCAGAGTCAGCTCATGTTGGCAGCATACCATCTTCAACCTCTGCATTGAAAGTACCCCAATTGAAAGTTGCAGAATCTGCCCAGAGTCCAGCTGCTGCTCAGACTACTAATACTGCTGGGTATAATGCGATGGAAGAAAGTGTGAGCAGggaaaagccagaattgacagcTTCAACAGAAAGGGTCAACAAAAGAATGTCCATGGTGGTGTCTGGCCTGACCCCAGAAGAATTT